A genomic window from Salvia miltiorrhiza cultivar Shanhuang (shh) chromosome 5, IMPLAD_Smil_shh, whole genome shotgun sequence includes:
- the LOC131025994 gene encoding uncharacterized protein LOC131025994, translating into MRSQRNAPVPEQRSESPEKPGVRVDKSSRPELLYESEIEKRERKLRKEAKARKLLDSQLDLSAHKEQFVEAEPSAAAAEEALHEADDPPTPIRMPAAATAIEIKLGLLNVLPKYYGKKGDDPYNFLSEFIKICKVQKRPTGVTEEHFRLAVFPFTMTAEANSWFVSLPPYSITTWAEMKRLFLEHFFPPTKTNALKKEISGSEGDLLQYFYQGMTIETKNLVNSASGGGFFQNTVSEAKRLIQHLVEATREYEEPRIQLLKKAAQASSSDFEDKFEARMGKLERMLSTVVEKVATAGQPSEKPCGACGNPNHTSLQCTGDEEEYQAQANSSHNFYSCDAPLPPLPKRDQYSNNHNAPWRNHPNFRWRDPEQRQQQQPPVMQPPQQQNYRPPHQRTGYQAPQTQQHPPEKQGKSLEEMMADLIGNQQFLQGNVQQLQQSQAEQKGNNGALPSQVHVNPKENVNKITLRSGTELNGPTPQNSQNGPQVDSGVEFCVEEFERSVGMTDPFTQSAEQPGRLAKKKPNEELIDFVKIFGKLEVNLPFLQALKIPPFGKFVKDFIAGKSKTTGKIVMGENVSAAIKKELPAKCKDAELVDTRVVIQLADRSCVHPEGLLENVLVSVNNFVYPANFYVVMMSGVQSKGSSGVLLGRPFLRTAKSIIDVSNGTICLDYHGEKYTFSIDEAMKTPNDVENAYSIDMINPLVQEFLETEFMQDKLELAMMKS; encoded by the exons atgagaagccagagaaatgcgccagtgccagagcagcgaagtgaatcgCCAGAGAAACCGGGAGTCAGAGTAGACAA atcttctAGGCCGGAACTCCTATACGAAAGTGAGATCGAGAAAAGAGAAAGGAAACTGAGAAAGGAGGCTAAGGCGAGGAAGCTGCTGGATTCGCAACTTGACTTGTCCGCCCACAAGGAACAGTTCGTTGAGGCGGAACCcagtgctgctgctgctgaagaggctct ccacgaagctgatgaccccccAACTCCGATCCGGATGCCGGCGGCTGCTACTGCTATAGAGATTAAGCTTGGATTGCTTAATGTTCTTCCTAAGTACTACGGGAAGAAGGGAGATGATCCATATAATTTCCTAagtgaattcatcaagatctgcaaaGTGCAGAAGCGCCCTACTGGGgtaacggaggaacacttcagacTAGCTGTTTTTCCCTTCActatgacagcagaggcgaactcttggttcgtAAGTCTTCCACCTtattctatcactacgtgggcaGAGATGAAGAGGCTATTCCTGGAGCattttttccctcccaccaaaACAAATGCGCTAAAGAAGGAGATCAGCG GTTCCGAAGGAGACCTTCTGCAGTATTTCTATCAGGGGATGACAATAGAGACTAAGAATTTGGTGAATTCAGCGAGTGGAGGAGGATTTTTCCAAAACACGGTGAGTGAAGCAAAAAGGTTAATTCAACACTTAGTGGAAGCCACGAGGGAGTATGAGGAGCCGCGCATCCAACTGCTTaagaaagctgctcaagctAGCTCATCGGATTTTGAGGATAAATTCGAAGCAAGGATGGGGAAATTGGAGAGAATGTTGAGCACTGTGGTGGAGAAGGTCGCAACGGCTGGACAACCATCAGAGAAGCCATGTGGAGCATGTGGTAATCCAAACCACACCAGCCTGCAATGCacaggagatgaggaagaataTCAAGCCCAAGCGAATTCTTCCCATAATTTTTACAGCTGCGACGCGCCACTGCCCcctttgcccaaacgggaccagtacTCAAACAATCACAATGCGCCATGGAGAAACCACCCCAATTTTCGTTGGAGGGATCCAGAGCAgaggcaacaacagcagccacCAGTGATGCAACCGCCGCAGCAGCAAAACTACcgtcctccacatcaaaggacggggtatcaagctccacaaacTCAGCAGCATCCTCCCGAGAAGCAAGGCAAgtcacttgaggagatgatggcggatttGATTGGTAACCAACAGTTTCTGCAAGGTAATGTGCAACAGCTTCAACAATCTcaagccgagcagaag GGAAATAATGGAGCTTTACCATCTCAAGTTCATGTGAATCCCAAGGAGAATGTCAACAAAATCACATTGAGGAGTGGTACTGAGTTGAACGGACCAACACCCCAGAACTCTCAAAATGGTCCGCAGGTAGATTCTGGAGTCGAGTTTTGTGTGGAGGAATTCGAACGTTCTGTTGGTATGACGGATCCATTCACTCAGTCAGCAGAACAGCCTg GAAGATTGGCGAAGAAGAAGCCGAATGAGGAGCTCATTGATTTTGTGAAGATCTTCGGTAAACTTGAAGTGAATCTTCCCTTCCTTCAAGCATTGAAAATTCCTCCATTTGGGAAGTTTGTGAAGGACTTCATAGCTGGAAAGTCTAAGACAactggaaagattgtgatgggAGAAAATGTTTCAGCAGCAATCAAGAAGGAATTACCGGCTAAGTGCAAGGATGcag AGTTGGTGGACACCAGAGTGGTCATTCAGTTAGCCGATAGGTCATGTGTGCATCCCGAGGGTTTACTTGAGAATGTTCTTGTGAGTGTAAATAACTTTGTTTATCCTGCTAATTTCTATGTGGTGATGATGAGTGGAGTGCAATCCAAGGGGTCATCGGGAGTCCTTTTAGGTCGCCCGTTCCTAAGGACTGCAAAATCAATCATAGATGTTAGCAATGGCACGATTTGTCTAGACTATCATGGGGAAAAATATACGTTTAGTATTGATGAAGCCATGAAAACCCCCAATGATGTTGAGAATGCTTATTCTATTGATATGATTAACCCTCTCGTCCAAGAATTTCTTGAGACTGAATTCATGCAGGATAAGTTGGAGTTAGCTATGATGAAGAGCTAG